In Nocardioides bizhenqiangii, the DNA window CGGTGATGACGACCTGGACCTCGTTGCGCAGACCCTTCTTGAAGGTCGGGCGCAGCGGCCGGTCGATGAGGCGGCAGGTCAGGATCGCGTCCTCGCCCGGGCGACCCTCGGAGCGGAAGAACGAGCCGGGGATCTGGCCCGCGGCGTACATCCGCTCCTCGACGTCGATCGTCAGCGGGAAGAAGTCGAAGTGGTCCTTCGGGTGCTTGCCGGCGGTGGTCGCCGACAGCAGCATGGTGTCGTCGTCGAGGTAGGCGGTCACCGAACCGGCGGCCTGACGGGCGAGCAGCCCGGTCTCGAACTTGACGGTACGGGTGCCGAACTTGCCGTTGTCGATAACGGTCTCTACGGCGGAGATGACGGGTTCAGTCAACGTTTGACTCTCTCGTTCGCGGTGCGATCCGCGACGGCCGCGTCTTGTGATCCGATCTTCGATCGAGGCATGCAGGACCCTGCTGGTTGATCAGGGGGCCTGACTGCCACTACCGAGGATCGGGACCGTGGTTGACGCGGATCGCTCCTGTGGTTGTTTGTTCAGTTAGGGGCCGGACCGCGATGGTCCTGCCGCATGTAGCGAAGGGACCCACCGTGCGGTGGATCCCTTCGCAACGATTCATCGGCGGAGGCCGAGGCGCTCCACGATCGAGCGGTAGCGCTCGATGTCGGTCTTCTTCAGGTAGTTGAGCAGCCGACGGCGCTGGCCCACGAGGAGCAGCAGCCCGCGGCGGCTGTGGTGGTCGTGCTTGTGCTGCTTGAGGTGATCGGTCAGGTGGCTGATCCGGTGGCTCAGCAGTGCGACCTGCACCTCCGGCGAACCGGTGTCGCCCTCGGTCGTGGCGTACTCGGAGATGATCTTCTTCTTGGTCTCCGCGTCGGTACCAATAGCCATGCTTGTTCGGGGTCCTTCCGGTTCGTTGCGCGGCGCGCCCGGGCATGTCCACCGGGGCACTCTGGATCCGCGGCCGTCAAACGGCAACCGGTCAAGGCTAACAGCGGTGCTGAACATCACCCAATCCGGGGACCGGCCGCCAGCGCCTCCTCGAGCAGGTCCAGGAAGCGGTCGTGGTCGGCCCCCAGAGCGACCCGGACGGGCGCGCCGACGGGCTCGTCGCCGGCGAAGGTGAAGCGGGTGGCACCGTAGGTCGTCGGGTCGGTCCGCTCCACCGTGGTCCAGGCTTCCCGGACCTCCACGACCGCGGGGTCGAGCAGGCAGGCGACGGCCAGCGGGTCGTGCAGCGGCGCGGCGCCGAGGGCTGCCATCGCCGGGTCCCGGCGGTACCAGTCGATCCTGGCGTCGACGAAGTCGGCGGCGGTGGCCGCGGCGACCGTCCCGACGGCCCGGAGCCGCGCGGTGTCCGCAGCGGTGAGCGGCGCCGAGAACGTCGCATCCATGGTGACGAGGAGGACGTCCCGGAAACCGGCGGTGAGTACGTCGTGCGCGGCCTCCGGGTCGCACCACACGTTGCGCTCGGCGTACGGCGTGACGCCGCTCTCCCGGTGCGTACCGCCGAGGACGACCAGGCCGCCCACCGCCTCGACGATGCCGGGATCGGCGGCGACGGCCGCGGCGAGGTTGGTCAGCGGTCCGGTCGGGACGACCGTGACCGGACGCGTCGTGCCGCGCAGCGTCTCGACCAGCCACTCGACGGCGGGGCCGCGGGCCGCCGTCGCCGACGCGGGGACCGGGAGGGTGGCCGGCAGGTCCGCCCGTCCGGTCGGCAGCTCCTCGAGCCGCGGCCGCACCGGACCGTTCCACCCGGGGTGGACGCCGACCCCGCCGACACCCCCGCGGCCCACCAGGTCGAGCACCCGCAGCGAGTTGTCGGTGGTGTGGCGGACGTCGTGGTTGCCCCACACCGTCGTGACGCCGAGCAGCTCGAGGCCCGGGTGCAGGGCGGCGACCATGATCGCGACCGCGTCGTCGGTCCCGGTGTCACAGTCGAGGACCACCGGGACCGACATCGCGTTCCACCCTTCGTCAGTACTCAGTCAGCGCCCAATCAGTGCTCCGTCACCGCCCGGCGACCGCGAGGGCCGGGTCCGGCTCCACCACCGGCGAACCCTGCGGGCGCCGCGGCCGGCGCGGCCACCAGGCCCGCTCGCCGAGCAGGACCAGCGCGGCCGGCAGGATCACCAGGCGCACCAGGGTCGCGTCGAGCAGGATGGCAGCCGAGAGGCCGACGCCCATCATCTTCATCTCCAGCATGCTCAGTGTCGCGAAGATCGCGAACACCGACACCATCACCGCGGCGGCACTGGTGATCACGCCGGCCGTCTCCGACACGCCCCGCTGCACCGCCAGCCGCGCGGGCAGGCCGCGCTCGACATGCTCGCGGATCCGGCTGACCACGAACACGTGGTAGTCCATCGACAGCCCGACGAGGACCACGAGGACGAACAGCGGGATCCAGTCGATGACGAAGCCCGGGCTGGTGAAGTCGAGCAGCGACTCCCCCACGCCGTGCTGGAAGACCAGCGTCATCAGGCCGAACGCCACCGCGACCGAGGCGAGGTTGAGCACGGTCGAGATCAGCGCGATCGGCACGCTCTTGAACGCGAACACCATCATCAGGAAGGTCAGCACGAGCACGAACGCGATGATCAGCGGCAGCCGGTCGGACATCCGCTCCTGCGCGTCGAGGGACTCGGCGGGTCCCCCGCCCACGGCCACCTCGGCGCCGGAGCTGTCGACGGACGCCGGCACCAGCTGGTCGCGCAGCATCAGGAGCGCCTCGTCGACCTCGTCGTCGGACTCCTCGAACGGCATGGCGAGCTCCAGGACCGACGTACGACCGTCGTCGGAGTTCTCGACCGGTGCGCTCGGCGCCCGGAACATCCCGCTGGCGGCCGCCCGGCGACCCAGGTCGTCGAGCTGTGCCGCGACCGCGGCCTGGTCGTCCGCCGGCGCCCGGACGACGACCTGCGCCACCGGACCCTCGGACGGGAACTCCTCGATCACGGCCTTGATCGTCTGCACCTCGGCGATGTCGCCGGGCAGCGTGTCGAGGTTGCCCGAGTGCGTCTTCATCCCGAGAGCCGGTACGGCGAGCGCACCCACGACGGCAACGCCGACGATCAGGGCGACGACGGGGTGCCGGAGCACCGGGCCGAGGACGCGACGGCTGATGCCGCCCTCACCCAGCCGACCGCTCAGTCGCCGGTTGAGCCGCCACAGCAGCGGCACTCGCGGACGGTCGACCCAGCGGCCGAGCTTCGCCAACAGCGCGGGCAGCACCGTGATCGAGCCGAGGACCGCGATCGCCACGACGAGGATCGATCCCATCGCGAGGCTGTTGAACGTCACGTCGGTCATCAGGAACAGGCCCGCCATGGCGCAGATGACCGCTCCGCCGGACACCAGGATCGAGTGCCCGGACGTCTGCGCCGCGATCTCCACGGCGTCTCGTGTGCTGCGCCCGCGGGCGCGCTCCTCGCGCTCCCGCTTCAGGTAGAAGAGGGAGTAGTCGACGCCGACGGCCATGCCGATCAGCACGATCATGCTGGTGACCGTGGGTTCGGCGGGGAACAGGTGCGAGAGCGGCGCGCTGATCCCGATCGTGACCGCGACGCTGGTCGCGGCGAGCAGCACGGGGATGCCGGCGGCGATGAGGGCACCGAACGCCAGCAGCATCAGCACCAGCGTGATGGGGAGGCTGATCCCCTCGGCCGAAGAGAGGTCGTCGGCAACCCGCTCGTCGATCGCGTCGTCGAGGGAGAGGTCACCGGTCTGCCGGACGTCGAGGTCCGGGAAGTCCGACCGCACGTCGGCGACGGCGGCGACGATCGGATCGGCGTCGTCGTGGTCCCGGGCGAGCTGGATCGAGATCAGCATCGCCGTGCGGTCCGGGTTCCACTGGGGCTCGGACACGCCGTCGACGCCCTCGAGCGTGCCGACGGCGTCGACCAGCCGGGCGCCGGCCTTCTCGGCCGTGGACTGGTCCAGGGGCCCGTCGGCTGCGTCGTCAGCGGTCACCAGTACCTCTTCGGAGTCCGGCGCGTCGAGGCCGGCCTCGTGGACCCAGCGGTCGGCACGGCCGGACTCCCCGAGCCGGTAGTCCTCGTCGGAGGCTTCCTGGGGCGAGACCGTGGCGGCGAGGCCGACCGCGATCGCGACGAGGAGGAGCCAGCCGCCGATCGCTCGCCAGGGGTGGGTGGCACTCCAGCGCGCCGCGCGCATGGACACCGAGGTCAACGGGTTGGGAGACATGACGATCCTTCGGTCGAGTTCTGTGGGACCGCTCCAGCCTCGCGATCGGTGGCGCCCGCGGCAGGAGCGCTGACACCCGGGTGAGAAGTGGTGCCTGCACCACCGATTCCCTGGCCGGCGTCGGGGAGGATGGCGACGTGTCCGACCGCCCGCTGCTCCCCGACCGCCCCAGCCGCCTCCGGCTCACGGGCTTCGCTGCCCTGCAGGCCGTGTCGATCGTGCCGCTGGTCGTGCTGTTCGCGTTGTGGGTGGTCGGCGGGGTGCTGATGATCGTGTGGGTCGGTGCGCTGCTCCTCGCGGTCGCGATCCCGTCGACACGCTGGCTGGCCAACGGCCACCGCCGGATGGCGGCCTCGGTGCTCGGCCAGACGCTGCCGGCGCCGTACGTCCCGCTGAAGGGCCGCCCGGTACTCAATCGGCTCCGCGCGGTGGCGACCGACCCGATGACCTGGCGCGACCTCGGCTGGATGCTGGTCGCGATGACCCTCGGCTTCGTGGTCTCCCTGATCGTGGTGGCGCTGCTGCTCGGTGTGGTGACCTTCTGGATCTGGTACTACGCCGTCGGTCCGCTGATGCGGCTGCGCGCCGCCGCCGACCGGTGGCTGCTCTCCCCCGGCGTCACCGAGCGCCTCGAGCGCCGGGTCGAGCAGCTGACCGAGACCCGCGCCGACGCCGTCGACCACTCGGCCGCGGAGCTGCGGCGGCTCGAGCGCGACCTCCACGACGGCGCGCAGGCACGCCTGGTCGCGCTGTCCTTGAGCCTCGGCATGGCCGACGAGATGTTCGACCGCGACCCCGACGGCGCCCGCCGGCTGGTCACCGACGCCCGCGAGACCACCGACACGGCGCTCGCCGACCTGCGCTCGGTCGTGCGAGGCATCCATCCCCCGGTGCTGGCCGACCGCGGCCTCGTCGGCGCCGTCCAGGCGCTGGCACTGGACATGGCGGTCCCGGTCCGGATCGACGTGTCGCTCGACGGTCGGCTGTCGGCCCCCGTCGAGTCGGCCGTGTACTTCGCGGTGGCCGAGTGCCTGGCCAACGTCGGGAAGCACTCCGGCGCCGAGAACGCGTGGATCCGCGTCGAGCACGCCGACGGCGTGCTGCGGGTGGAGGTCGGGGACGACGGGCGCGGCGGCGCCGACCCGACCAGCGGCACCGGGATGACGGGGATAATGAGGCGACTCCGCACCTTCGACGGCACCATGATGGTCTCGAGCCCGGTCGGAGGGCCGACGATCGTCACCCTGGAGGTCCCGTGCGTCTTGTCCTCGCCGAGGACCACGCCCTCCTCCGCGCCGGCCTCACCCAGCTCCTCGAAGGCCACGGATTCACCGTCGCCGCAGCCGTCGCCAACGCCGCAGACCTAGACGCGGCGCTGGCGGACGCCGACGTCGACGCCGCCGTGCTCGACGTACGGCTGCCGCCGATGCAGACCGATGAGGGGTTGCGGGCGGCGATCGCCGTGCGCAAGCAGCGGCCGGGATTCCCGGTCATGGTCCTCTCGCAGTACGTCGAGCACCTCTACGCCCGCGAGCTGCTCGCCAGTGGTGAGGGCTCGGTGGGGTACCTGCTCAAGAACCGGGTTTCCGACGTCGCGGAGTTCGTCGAGGGGCTCCAGCGCGTCGTGGCGGGCGGCACCGTCCTCGACCCTGAGGTGGTCGCGACGGTGATGGCCCGGCAGCAGCCGGTCGACCGGCTCAGCGCACGCGAGCGCGAGGTGCTGGCGCTGATGGCCGAGGGCCGTTCCAACGCGGCCATCGCCGAGCGGCTGATCGTCACCGAGAAGGCGGTCGCCAAGCACATCAACAGCATCTTCACCAAGCTCGACCTGCCGCTCGGCACCGACGACCACCGTCGCGTGCGTGCCGTGCTGACCTGGCTCCGCCTGTAGCGGCCACCGAGGAGTAGTGGCGCCGACGGGCGTGCAGCGGCAGGATGCCGCCATGGAGAAGCGCCTGGCGGTCTGCAACCTGTGCGAGGCCGTCTGCGGCCTCGTGCTCACCATCGAGGAAGGCCAGGTCACCGGCGTCCGGGGCAACCCCGACGACCCCCTCTCCCGTGGCCACATCTGCCCCAAGGGGGTGGCGATCGGTGACATCCACGCGGACGCGGACCGGTTGCGCCGTCCCGTCCGGAGGGACCGGACGACCGGCGAGTGGACCGAGATCGGCTGGGACGAGGCCTTCGATCTGGTCGCCGACGGGATCGCGACCGCGATCAACGAGCACGGCAAGGACGCGCTCGCGATCTACCTCGGCAACCCCAACGTCCACAGCCTCGGCGCGATGACGCACGGAGGCCCCCTGGTGCAGTCGTTCCGGACCCGCAACAAGTTCAGCGCCACGTCGGTCGACCAGCTCCCGCACCAGCTCATCGGCCACCTGCTCTACGGCCACCAGCTGCTGCTCCCGGTCCCGGACATCGACCGCACGTCGTACTTCCTGGTGTTCGGTGCCAACCCGATGGCGTCCAACGGCTCACTGATGACGGTGCCGGACTTCCCGGCGCGGTTGCGCGAGCTCGACGCGCGAGGCGGGCGGATGGTCGTCTTCGACCCGCGCCGCACCGAGACCGCCAGGGTCGCGTCCGAGCACCACTTCATCCGGCCCGGCACCGACGCGTGGGTGCTGCTCGCGATGCTGAACGTCCTGTTCGCCGAGGGACTGACGACGCCGCCGCCGTACGTCGACGGCCTGGCCGAGGTCGAGCGCATGGTCTCCGACTTCACCCCCGCGGCCGCTGAGCGCGCGAGCGGCGTGCCCGCGGAGGTGGTCGCCCAGGTAGCGCGGGAGTTCGCCGCCGCAGAGACGGCGGCGGCCTACGGGCGGATCGGCGTGTCCACCCAGGAGTTCGGGCTGGTCTGCCAGTGGGCCGTCCAACTGCTCAACCTGGTCACCGGCAACACCGACCGCGTCGGCGGCGCCCTGCTCACCTTCCCGGCCATCGACGCCGTCGGTCGCGGGCTGATCGGCCGCGGGCACTTCGACAGGCACCGCTCGCGGGTCCGGCAGGCGCCGGAGTTCGCCGGGGAGCTGCCGGTCGCGGTGCTGCGCGAGGAGATCGAGACCCCGGGCGACGGTCAGGTGCGCGCCCTGCTGACCCTCGCCGGCAACCCGGTCCTGTCGACTCCCGACGGCGCGGCCCTCGACCGGGCGGTCGAGGGCCTCGACTTCTACGCGGCCGTGGACTTCTACATCAACGAGACCACCCGGCGCGCCGACGTGATCCTCCCGCCGACGAGCCACCTCGAGCGTGACCACTACGACCTGGTGTTCCACCTGCTGGCCGTGCGCGACACCGCCCGGTTCACCCCGGCGGTGTTCCCGAAGGGACGCGACCAGCGGCACGACTGGGAGATCTTCCGCGAGATCAACGTCCGGGTGACCCGGCGGCTGCGGCACAAGCCTTCGCTCAGGCGCCGGCTCAAGAAGTCCGCCCGGCTCGGGCTCAGCCCCACCTTCATCATCGCGACCCTGCTCCGCACCGGTCGGTCCGGCGTCACCATCACCCAGCTCCGCAAGCATCCCGAGGGCGTCGACATCGGTCCCCTGCGGCCCGGCCAGCTGCCCGACCGCCTGTTCACCAAGGACAAGCGGATCCAGGCGG includes these proteins:
- the rpsO gene encoding 30S ribosomal protein S15 gives rise to the protein MAIGTDAETKKKIISEYATTEGDTGSPEVQVALLSHRISHLTDHLKQHKHDHHSRRGLLLLVGQRRRLLNYLKKTDIERYRSIVERLGLRR
- a CDS encoding nucleoside hydrolase; translation: MSVPVVLDCDTGTDDAVAIMVAALHPGLELLGVTTVWGNHDVRHTTDNSLRVLDLVGRGGVGGVGVHPGWNGPVRPRLEELPTGRADLPATLPVPASATAARGPAVEWLVETLRGTTRPVTVVPTGPLTNLAAAVAADPGIVEAVGGLVVLGGTHRESGVTPYAERNVWCDPEAAHDVLTAGFRDVLLVTMDATFSAPLTAADTARLRAVGTVAAATAADFVDARIDWYRRDPAMAALGAAPLHDPLAVACLLDPAVVEVREAWTTVERTDPTTYGATRFTFAGDEPVGAPVRVALGADHDRFLDLLEEALAAGPRIG
- a CDS encoding MMPL family transporter, producing MSPNPLTSVSMRAARWSATHPWRAIGGWLLLVAIAVGLAATVSPQEASDEDYRLGESGRADRWVHEAGLDAPDSEEVLVTADDAADGPLDQSTAEKAGARLVDAVGTLEGVDGVSEPQWNPDRTAMLISIQLARDHDDADPIVAAVADVRSDFPDLDVRQTGDLSLDDAIDERVADDLSSAEGISLPITLVLMLLAFGALIAAGIPVLLAATSVAVTIGISAPLSHLFPAEPTVTSMIVLIGMAVGVDYSLFYLKREREERARGRSTRDAVEIAAQTSGHSILVSGGAVICAMAGLFLMTDVTFNSLAMGSILVVAIAVLGSITVLPALLAKLGRWVDRPRVPLLWRLNRRLSGRLGEGGISRRVLGPVLRHPVVALIVGVAVVGALAVPALGMKTHSGNLDTLPGDIAEVQTIKAVIEEFPSEGPVAQVVVRAPADDQAAVAAQLDDLGRRAAASGMFRAPSAPVENSDDGRTSVLELAMPFEESDDEVDEALLMLRDQLVPASVDSSGAEVAVGGGPAESLDAQERMSDRLPLIIAFVLVLTFLMMVFAFKSVPIALISTVLNLASVAVAFGLMTLVFQHGVGESLLDFTSPGFVIDWIPLFVLVVLVGLSMDYHVFVVSRIREHVERGLPARLAVQRGVSETAGVITSAAAVMVSVFAIFATLSMLEMKMMGVGLSAAILLDATLVRLVILPAALVLLGERAWWPRRPRRPQGSPVVEPDPALAVAGR
- a CDS encoding sensor histidine kinase, which translates into the protein MSDRPLLPDRPSRLRLTGFAALQAVSIVPLVVLFALWVVGGVLMIVWVGALLLAVAIPSTRWLANGHRRMAASVLGQTLPAPYVPLKGRPVLNRLRAVATDPMTWRDLGWMLVAMTLGFVVSLIVVALLLGVVTFWIWYYAVGPLMRLRAAADRWLLSPGVTERLERRVEQLTETRADAVDHSAAELRRLERDLHDGAQARLVALSLSLGMADEMFDRDPDGARRLVTDARETTDTALADLRSVVRGIHPPVLADRGLVGAVQALALDMAVPVRIDVSLDGRLSAPVESAVYFAVAECLANVGKHSGAENAWIRVEHADGVLRVEVGDDGRGGADPTSGTGMTGIMRRLRTFDGTMMVSSPVGGPTIVTLEVPCVLSSPRTTPSSAPASPSSSKATDSPSPQPSPTPQT
- a CDS encoding response regulator transcription factor — translated: MRLVLAEDHALLRAGLTQLLEGHGFTVAAAVANAADLDAALADADVDAAVLDVRLPPMQTDEGLRAAIAVRKQRPGFPVMVLSQYVEHLYARELLASGEGSVGYLLKNRVSDVAEFVEGLQRVVAGGTVLDPEVVATVMARQQPVDRLSAREREVLALMAEGRSNAAIAERLIVTEKAVAKHINSIFTKLDLPLGTDDHRRVRAVLTWLRL
- a CDS encoding molybdopterin-dependent oxidoreductase, giving the protein MEKRLAVCNLCEAVCGLVLTIEEGQVTGVRGNPDDPLSRGHICPKGVAIGDIHADADRLRRPVRRDRTTGEWTEIGWDEAFDLVADGIATAINEHGKDALAIYLGNPNVHSLGAMTHGGPLVQSFRTRNKFSATSVDQLPHQLIGHLLYGHQLLLPVPDIDRTSYFLVFGANPMASNGSLMTVPDFPARLRELDARGGRMVVFDPRRTETARVASEHHFIRPGTDAWVLLAMLNVLFAEGLTTPPPYVDGLAEVERMVSDFTPAAAERASGVPAEVVAQVAREFAAAETAAAYGRIGVSTQEFGLVCQWAVQLLNLVTGNTDRVGGALLTFPAIDAVGRGLIGRGHFDRHRSRVRQAPEFAGELPVAVLREEIETPGDGQVRALLTLAGNPVLSTPDGAALDRAVEGLDFYAAVDFYINETTRRADVILPPTSHLERDHYDLVFHLLAVRDTARFTPAVFPKGRDQRHDWEIFREINVRVTRRLRHKPSLRRRLKKSARLGLSPTFIIATLLRTGRSGVTITQLRKHPEGVDIGPLRPGQLPDRLFTKDKRIQAAPAIVVGDLARVRGQDLPDEDELLLIGRRHQRDCNSWMHNTDRLTKGRPRHQLLMHPDDLAARGLTDGSLVTVTSRVGSVKVDVQATADMMRGVVSLPHGYGHQRTGVRLGVADKVAGASINDLTDPERLDASGNAALSGVRVTVG